One Triplophysa dalaica isolate WHDGS20190420 chromosome 1, ASM1584641v1, whole genome shotgun sequence DNA segment encodes these proteins:
- the LOC130418887 gene encoding uncharacterized protein LOC130418887 isoform X1, whose translation MKHFVLMCLLFFIHTSQSQIHHQSSTEGADVFLICKHEGKVQWSKGRDGNRKEILTAESKEEIKKHSADPHNRYSVLDDLSLHIKNVSLSDSGIYYCNATATVNLTVTASDFSKLTASSNSSTEATTPPPETTSVSETSNTNHTDQPKLTEVKELCCIFPATPTSDNISVTTSSSQLNTTVSSTTDLSKTSARSSTRTEETNKRKTILSATLTTSRATTSTTDLSPTSKRSSTRNEETKTKTTASATSTNSTANSMPSKESFSVSIKIAMALSGGVVFVVLVLLRWAWIKRKAALSNKKENIYETVEDSDFTAQPVPSQKPNDAIYYLAGDPDIVKLGQIKETDDHTYTLISQSEENITEQEEGVPLYSTIEVDTINQP comes from the exons ATGAAGCATTTCGTCTTAATGTGTCTTCTGTTCTTCATTCACACATCTCAGAGCC aaaTACACCATCAGAGTTCCACTGAGGGAGCTGATGTCTTTCTCATCTGTAAACATGAAGGGAAAGTGCAGTGGAGTAAAGGCAGAGATGGAAATAGAAAAGAAATCCTCACTGCAGAAAGCAAGGaggagataaaaaaacacagtgcaGATCCTCATAACCGTTATAGTGTTCTTGATGATTTATCACTCCACATCAAGAATGTTTCTCTGTCAGATTCTGGAATTTACTACTGTAATGCAACAGCAACTGTGAATCTGACAGTAACAGCATCAG ATTTTTCAAAGCTAACTGCGTCCAGCAACAGTTCAACAGAAGCCACCACACCACCACCAG AGACCACCAGTGTATCTGAAACCAGCAATACTAACCACACAGATCAACCCAAGTTAACAGAAG TTAAAgagttatgctgtatttttccaGCAACGCCTACATCAGATAACATCAGTGTGACTACTTCCAGTTCTCAACTTAACACCACAGTCAGCTCAACAACAG ATTTGAGCAAAACAAGCGCAAGATCAAGCACGAGAACTGAAGAAACcaacaaaagaaaaa CTATTTTATCAGCCACGTTGACCACCTCCAGAGCCACCACATCGACAACAG ATTTGAGCCCAACAAGCAAAAGATCAAGCACGAGAaatgaagaaacaaaaacaaaaa CTACAGCATCAGCCACGTCGACCAACTCCACAGCCAACTCAATGCCATCAAAAG AATCTTTTTCAGTGTCCATTAAGATTGCTATGGCGTTGTCAGGAGGTGTTGTTTTTGTAGTACTGGTGCTCTTGCGATGGGCATGGATCAAAAGAAAAG ccGCACTTTCTAACAAGAAGGAGAATATCTACGAGACTGTAGAGGACAGTGATTTTACTGCACAACCtg TTCCATCGCAAAAACCAAATGACGCCATCTATTACTTGGCTGGAGATCCTGACATAGTTAAACTTG GTCAAATAAAAGAGACGGATGATCACACATACACTTTGATATCACAGTCGGAGGAGAATATCActg AGCAAGAAGAAGGTGTGCCTTTGTACTCTACCATCGAAGTGGACACCATTAACCAACCATGA
- the LOC130418887 gene encoding uncharacterized protein LOC130418887 isoform X2, whose translation MKHFVLMCLLFFIHTSQSQIHHQSSTEGADVFLICKHEGKVQWSKGRDGNRKEILTAESKEEIKKHSADPHNRYSVLDDLSLHIKNVSLSDSGIYYCNATATVNLTVTASDFSKLTASSNSSTEATTPPPETTSVSETSNTNHTDQPKLTEATPTSDNISVTTSSSQLNTTVSSTTDLSKTSARSSTRTEETNKRKTILSATLTTSRATTSTTDLSPTSKRSSTRNEETKTKTTASATSTNSTANSMPSKESFSVSIKIAMALSGGVVFVVLVLLRWAWIKRKAALSNKKENIYETVEDSDFTAQPVPSQKPNDAIYYLAGDPDIVKLGQIKETDDHTYTLISQSEENITEQEEGVPLYSTIEVDTINQP comes from the exons ATGAAGCATTTCGTCTTAATGTGTCTTCTGTTCTTCATTCACACATCTCAGAGCC aaaTACACCATCAGAGTTCCACTGAGGGAGCTGATGTCTTTCTCATCTGTAAACATGAAGGGAAAGTGCAGTGGAGTAAAGGCAGAGATGGAAATAGAAAAGAAATCCTCACTGCAGAAAGCAAGGaggagataaaaaaacacagtgcaGATCCTCATAACCGTTATAGTGTTCTTGATGATTTATCACTCCACATCAAGAATGTTTCTCTGTCAGATTCTGGAATTTACTACTGTAATGCAACAGCAACTGTGAATCTGACAGTAACAGCATCAG ATTTTTCAAAGCTAACTGCGTCCAGCAACAGTTCAACAGAAGCCACCACACCACCACCAG AGACCACCAGTGTATCTGAAACCAGCAATACTAACCACACAGATCAACCCAAGTTAACAGAAG CAACGCCTACATCAGATAACATCAGTGTGACTACTTCCAGTTCTCAACTTAACACCACAGTCAGCTCAACAACAG ATTTGAGCAAAACAAGCGCAAGATCAAGCACGAGAACTGAAGAAACcaacaaaagaaaaa CTATTTTATCAGCCACGTTGACCACCTCCAGAGCCACCACATCGACAACAG ATTTGAGCCCAACAAGCAAAAGATCAAGCACGAGAaatgaagaaacaaaaacaaaaa CTACAGCATCAGCCACGTCGACCAACTCCACAGCCAACTCAATGCCATCAAAAG AATCTTTTTCAGTGTCCATTAAGATTGCTATGGCGTTGTCAGGAGGTGTTGTTTTTGTAGTACTGGTGCTCTTGCGATGGGCATGGATCAAAAGAAAAG ccGCACTTTCTAACAAGAAGGAGAATATCTACGAGACTGTAGAGGACAGTGATTTTACTGCACAACCtg TTCCATCGCAAAAACCAAATGACGCCATCTATTACTTGGCTGGAGATCCTGACATAGTTAAACTTG GTCAAATAAAAGAGACGGATGATCACACATACACTTTGATATCACAGTCGGAGGAGAATATCActg AGCAAGAAGAAGGTGTGCCTTTGTACTCTACCATCGAAGTGGACACCATTAACCAACCATGA
- the haus6 gene encoding LOW QUALITY PROTEIN: HAUS augmin-like complex subunit 6 (The sequence of the model RefSeq protein was modified relative to this genomic sequence to represent the inferred CDS: substituted 1 base at 1 genomic stop codon) codes for MSKLHKTNGKYLWWCLQSLEFKPDVPAKNIKHLNLGVNMFDKPNKEASYIVIHFLFEKLNPTRLQDVFRHCWPIWDHKCDAEFRRVTFGWLQEIANEEGSAFPKVAASHLLSPSGPRFINLMLHLAKHVMLKTLKTIAIDDTWVPEAAALSSSSHELEMKRFQLVKRQFQRVTVEQDRLIQDYQKRAKGLENSLRDLDAEDAKYEHLLAEQVSNTDLEGEIFAKIRKVRGLWAETDRVLSTLKGDGKAVESVIHGQVDQYTLDGQDLSMKIPTVLRERLERLSHQSSVGNLYEAGQPVLLRLLEVLNEGLCLLHEEREKIAGTTKHLHHQDLQEQALLFSRSKENLKIIRRKLVREDAADIQSSIRMLEEDWEKKWAECLKNTPLVSFLKKSLXALDFVSPMAPLSFEPASEASFKASIISQYHKLPKPLEETSNRRPNVEKMQVHLESKVHLEPEFKNTSLPTADKSLLLSSDGSFSPRTENPCKVPPCETRLTGPVKVQPVVQTPSPVRASHRKSLLSKKKASIIKNKAQILDLECDNLANQFADAVIMSPVNGRNDVDLGQLLNAISDPFSSRKQLCRTPESLIEDVRSSWRKAMEEGMSEKKQASWTPQDSLSWLKTPRAKAEVNLSIPEPSLLFDTSAPLCTFPPVQQGASLHSTVSWDSSQLEDLNNQSSRDVIQFSIAHEELPELFEDEMSFDSEGSMELQGNKENEELLLLPVRLHSPDGQSPLLLSFDATLNKDSCIKSDLITPVHSQKTSGMNLWGGDETLFSLDLDKLENVSPPLAEKLTLPNLVDLSLDEY; via the exons ATGTCTAAACTCCACAAGACGAACGGCAAGTATTTATGGTGGTGTCTCCAGAGTCTCGAATTCAAACCGGATGTCCcagcaaaaaacattaaacatcttAATCTGGGAGT GAACATGTTTGATAAGCCAAACAAAGAAGCTTCCTATATTGTCATCCACTTCTTGTTTGAGAAACTGAATCCTACACGTCTTCAGGACGTTTTCAG ACATTGCTGGCCTATATGGGATCATAAATGTGACGCGGAGTTTCGCAGGGTGACTTTTGGATGGCTTCAAGAAATAGCG AATGAAGAAGGTAGCGCTTTTCCCAAGGTGGCTGCGTCACATTTGCTTTCCCCATCTGGACCAAGATTTATCAACTTGATGCTTCACTTAGCCAAACATGTCATGTTGAAAACACTGAAGACAATTGCCATAG ATGACACGTGGGTCCCAGAAGCTGCTGCACTTTCCTCAAGTTCACACGAGCTGGAGATGAAAAGATTTCAGTTGGTGAAGAGACAGTTTCAGAGAGTGACTGTCGAGCAGGACCGCCTCATTCAAGACTATCAGAAAAGAGCTAA aGGTTTGGAGAATTCATTGAGGGACCTTGATGCAGAAGATgccaaatatgaacatttacttgc GGAACAAGTTAGCAACACAGATTTAGAGGGAGAAATTTTTGCAAAAATTCGAAAg GTGCGAGGGCTTTGGGCTGAGACGGACAGAGTTTTATCCACCCTCAAGGGAGATGGAAAAGCAGTGGAGAGTGTGATCCATGGACAGGTGGACCAGTACACTTTAGATGGGCAGGATCTCAGTATGAAGATACCTACAGTTCTGCGTGAAAGACTGGAGCGGCTATCACACCAG tccaGTGTTGGTAACTTGTATGAGGCAGGACAGCCTGTTCTCCTGCGTCTGCTGGAGGTTCTGAATGAGGGCTTATGTCTCCTtcatgaggagagagagaagattgCAGGAACTACTAAACATCTTCATCACCAAGATCTCCAGGAACAGGCTTTGCTGTTCAGCCGTTCCAAAGAAAACCTCAAGATCATAAG GAGGAAACTTGTCAGAGAGGATGCAGCAGATATCCAAAGCTCCATTCGGATGCTGGAAGAGGACTGGGAGAAAAAGTGGGCTgagtgtttaaaaaacacaccaCTGGTTTCTTTTTTGAAGAAGAGCCTGTGA GCTCTTGACTTTGTTTCTCCAATGGCTCCTTTGTCATTTGAGCCAGCTTCTGAGGCTAGCTTTAAAGCTAGTATCATCTCACAATATCACAAGCTACCTA AGCCTCTAGAAGAAACGTCTAACAGAAGACCTAATGTGGAGAAAATGCAAGTCCATTTGGAATCAAAAGTCCACCTGGAGCCGGAATTCAAAAA CACCTCATTGCCAACTGCAGATAAAAGCCTGCTGCTTTCCTCTGATGGTTCATTTTCCCCAAGAACAGAAAATCCTTGTAAGGTTCCTCCATGTGAAACTCGTTTGACCGGCCCAGTCAAAGTTCAACCTGTGGTCCAGACGCCCAGTCCAGTACGG GCCAGCCACAGGAAATCTCTGCTCTCAAAGAAAAAGGCCTCGATCATAAAGAACAAGGCTCAGATTCTAGATTTGGAATGTGACAACTTGGCCAATCAA tttgcaGATGCTGTGATCATGAGTCCAGTCAATGGAAGGAATGACGTGGACCTGGGGCAGTTACTCAACGCAATATCTGACCCATTTTCATCTAGGAAACAGCTCTGTCGCACACCTGAAAGCCTGA TTGAGGATGTAAGAAGTTCATGGAGAAAAGCTATGGAGGAAGGCATGAGTGAGAAAAAGCAAGCTTCTTGGACTCCTCAAGACAGCCTGTCTTGGCTTAAGACGCCTCGTGCCAAGGCTGAAGTGAACCTATCAATTCCAGAGCCATCTCTTTTATTTGACACTTCAGCTCCTCTGTGCACTTTCCCTCCTGTCCAGCAGGGGGCATCCTTGCACTCAACTGTGTCATGGGACTCCTCACAGCTGGAGGATCTCAACAACCAAAGCTCAAGGGATGTTATTCAATTCAGCATTGCTCACGAGGAGCTTCCAGAACTCTTTGAGGATGAGATGTCATTTGACAGTGAAGGGTCAATGGAGCTCCAGGGTAACAAGGAGAATGAAGAACTACTACTGCTGCCTGTTAGATTACATTCTCCTGATGGACAAAGTCCTCTACTGTTGTCATTTGATGCCACTTTAAATAAAGACTCGTGCATCAAGTCTGATTTAATAACCCCAGTACATTCACAGAAGACTTCAGGGATGAACCTTTGGGGTGGTGATGAAACTTTATTTTCTCTGGATTTGGACAAGCTCGAGAACGTCTCCCCTCCTCTTGCAGAGAAACTCACACTGCCTAATTTAGTTGACTTAAGTTTAGATGAATACTAA